In a genomic window of Bicyclus anynana chromosome 5, ilBicAnyn1.1, whole genome shotgun sequence:
- the LOC112043912 gene encoding solute carrier family 25 member 35, whose amino-acid sequence MDFVVGGLAGVGAGFFSNPFDVVKTRMQLQGELRAKGQHAVHYKNIPHAMYTIVKHDGLSALQKGLVPALWFQLVVNGVRLGIYQHADNYGLLRDKENNTKLMNSLFFGFIAGMTGGAVGSPLQLVKTQLMSYSSKKIAVGTQHGHPGTMYAFTKLYKENGFFGLWRGAHGMMIRNSTGSASQIAAYAMCKEWMDNNNLFQQSKYLSAFMASNIGAVVKTITLTPMDVIMTRLYNQSVDAQGRGVMYTGIVDCARKITKTEGLFALYKGIGPSYLRQAPHTVLLLVFWDMLKDLQKSMDL is encoded by the exons ATGGATTTCGTTGTGGGAGGCTTGGCAGGTGTCGGCGCCGGGTTCTTTAGCAACCCGTTTGACGTCGTAAAGACTCGCATGCAATTGCAAGGAGAGTTGCGAGCTAAGGGCCAACATGCCGTCCACTACAAGAACATACCACATGCTATGTACACTATAGTGAAACATGACGGACTATCTGCGCTTCAGAAGGGCTTAGTGCCTGCACTGTGGTTCCAGTTGGTTGTTAACGGGGTAAG ATTAGGAATATATCAACATGCAGACAACTATGGCCTTCTTAGAGACAaggaaaataatacaaaattaatgaatagtCTGTTCTTTGGATTCATTGCTGGGATGACAGGGGGGGCGGTGGGAAGCCCCCTCCAATTAGTAAAGACTCAATTGATGTCATATTCCTCAAAGAAGATAGCAGTGGGCACCCAGCATGGTCATCCAGGCACTATGTATGCTTTTACTAAATTGTATAAAGAGAATGGCTTCTTTGGACTGTGGCGAGGCGCGCACGGAATGATGATTAGGAACTCCACCGGTTCTGCCTCACAAATCGCTGCATATGCTAT GTGCAAAGAGTGGATGGACAACAACAACTTGTTCCAGCAATCCAAGTATCTGTCGGCGTTCATGGCGAGCAACATCGGCGCCGTGGTGAAGACCATCACCCTCACGCCTATGGACGTCATCATGACGCGCCTTTACAACCAAT CGGTCGACGCTCAAGGCCGGGGTGTAATGTACACAGGCATCGTGGACTGCGCGCGCAAGATCACCAAAACGGAGGGCCTGTTCGCCTTGTACAAGGGCATAGGACCTTCTTACTTACGGCAGGCGCCGCACACTGTACTGCTGCTAGTGTTCTGGGACATGCTGAAAGATCTACAGAAGAGTATGGACTTGTAA
- the LOC112043893 gene encoding uncharacterized protein LOC112043893 produces the protein MAGANSAMFIFEVVVGNVKSMVESRHLLIKSDFGDVFSLELKDPKTMHIVIPEPPPLPPEPPGKKGKKKAPKPKKGKKGVVEAPPPEPVIQSGQSILFSSNAEFIIQTMKKFPLELSLWSKEDNLTYIGGTSIPWDPAFLIYLEKICNCEVPPPVTIIDDYNIFEEGTAKLMAQIGLQIKLTFLSDKLTSAFRTLSEDATVKKVLYTGINSKTTSFMCTLKTTDEEFEENCNKIENNFVIEKSKPNKIAYADYKNAPGANLTSYTDGDYCCRNNADKPPDSIYKAPETCPDIDFIIDYVRKIIVSCNDNMRMLTPRPTIQPRIKATDIDRLCYCKQTKWPEGAIAERFKNEAQSEPCPMCNNESKPKGARGTTFDIANIKGPCGKTDCKIARDLREYIENLIEEENKEIDINDIIGPCGSKECRIAEKIQEFLRHEGVFTHGATLEGLSTQCGCIKTMQEALTQKESCDSSCSKDCAETTSEESKCDGSVCPFRSKDKQVYDVYYFTVEYDFDKKSAGSTSPSNTTFKNSTRSTSPSNTNKSDKSSKYKYCSSYCPSTKTTTTNCSKSVCSNLLDKQEGMSDHKSKCQSSVCLDDEPSPADSNIEIKLDDIHNPCCVKTCDVADTVKDFIVDGITKSKGKVEQHPDECFCDCECNFKLTKNTTYCAVCGGYECLGHDVEHMPAFAKPHPCPIYHKMYDKKVIQIHSPWSGDEKEAKKVLDVMSIKSSRTQTGSKSGHGDKRSISRTMKNASEKKIKTVKEMKTEPEKKKVGKFTANVDTTIMPVEVKKKPETKYPYPQVPKTMGWNWNAEDIPGLKPRPKWKPGAAHKLLVRRYRAIREGIDIIAKKKRAMMNRKKKIEMKPTLVVKKEDGEYTVQMEVLKKYSKERLLFQYPYDEKPPLIYKIGRTAEEQQKIQNQRERRQRRDTRRKSTLLQSTFRDRCQEICVKAFDQAMGVLPLPNPNDPECPCHTDAVKMLSPSIDSCSCSDEDNISSGDTDNDEWVIEFTPPIARWDVKVKHPPVLSANESQYTYLDYKVKLLDKQGNPVPRYFKGPDGKQECSDLGGFWGPKHEWFEINKDGYIGPDGRWIPMNFIGPDGMFYSAEEGFFTDNSGRNLTLGVDGYIDKDGKWAWYSKQRGKSPKSMLSSRIDTALDIKKSKKIENSRVTTGKTKGNIGDKNDSKTNKSKTPSPVLSKNARFSSKEKKVVQLQSSKRKNPLVMSASVNFDQYRLFNSTSMKNTSDGKNLEKKLEKYNEIMRELEMCDEVSDIKRPGKTNRASNTSGKFFCSLRKA, from the exons ATGGCTGGAGCGAATAGCGCTATGTTTATTTTCGAAGTGGTTGTGGGAAACGTGAAGAGCATGGTGGAAAGTCGTcatttactaataaaaagtgATTTTGGTGATGTATTCTCTTTAGAACTAAAAGATCCTAAAACAATGCATATTGTCATCCCAGAGCCCCCACCTCTGCCGCCGGAGCCGCCAggtaaaaaaggtaaaaaaaaggCGCCGAAGCCTAAAAAAGGTAAAAAGGGCGTTGTAGAAGCGCCGCCTCCCGAACCTGTAATTCAATCAGGTCAGTCTATTTTATTTTCGAGTAATGCagaatttattatacaaacaatgaaaaaatttcCTCTAGAACTGTCTTTGTGGAGCAAAGAAGATAATTTGACTTATATCGGCGGTACTTCTATTCCATGGGATCCtgcatttcttatttatttggaaaaaaTTTGTAATTGCGAAGTTCCTCCACCAGTTACTATTATTGATGACTATAACATATTTGAAGAGGGTACAGCAAAATTAATGGCTCAAATTGGCCTACAAATAAAACTAACATTTTTGTCTGATAAACTGACTTCAGCCTTCCGTACACTTTCGGAAGATGCTACCGTCAAAAAGGTTTTATATACTGGTATCAACTCTAAAACTACTTCTTTTATGTGTACATTGAAAACTACTGATGAGGAATTCGAAGAAAACTGTAATAAGATAGAAAATAACTTCGTTATAGAAAAATCTAAGCCAAACAAAATAGCATATGCTGATTATAAAAACGCTCCTGGTGCTAATCTTACTTCATATACCGATGGAGATTACTGCTGTCGTAATAACGCCGACAAACCACCGGACTCAATATACAAAGCCCCTGAGACTTGTcctgatattgattttataatagattaCGTAAGAAAGATTATCGTTTCCTGTAATGACAATATGAGAATGTTAACACCACGTCCTACTATACAACCTAGAATTAAAGCAACAGATATAGACAGACTGTGttattgcaaacaaacaaagtggCCGGAGGGAGCAATTGCTGAAAGATTTAAGAATGAAGCACAATCTGAGCCCTGTCCGATGTGCAATAACGAGAGTAAACCTAAAGGCGCTCGTGGAACTACTTTTGACATAGCTAACATAAAAGGACCTTGTGGTAAAACAGATTGTAAAATAGCTAGAGATTTAAGGGAATACATTGAGAATCTTATTGAAGAAGAGAATAAAGAGATTGACATTAATGATATTATTGGACCTTGTGGTAGTAAGGAATGTAGAATTGCGGAAAAAATTCAAGAATTTCTTCGCCACGAGGGTGTATTCACTCACGGCGCTACCTTGGAAGGTTTGTCGACACAGTGCGGATGTATAAAAACAATGCAAGAAGCTCTCACACAAAAGGAATCTTGTGACTCTTCTTGCTCCAAGGATTGTGCTGAAACAACCAGCGAGGAGAGTAAATGTGATGGATCAGTTTGCCCTTTTAGATCTAAAGATAAGCAAGTATATGACGTTTACTACTTTACTGTGGAGTACGACTTTGACAAGAAAAGTGCTGGATCAACATCTCCAAGTAACACAACTTTTAAAAACAGTACAAGGTCAACTTCTCCTAGTAACACGAATAAATCAGACAAATcatctaaatataaatattgttctaGCTATTGCCCTAGCACGAAAACTACTACAACAAATTGTTCCAAAAGCGTTTGCTCTAATTTATTGGATAAACAAGAAGGTATGTCAGATCATAAATCCAAATGTCAGAGCTCTGTGTGTCTAGATGATGAACCAAGTCCGGCAGATAGCAATATCGAAATAAAGTTGGATGATATTCATAATCCTTGCTGTGTGAAAACCTGCGATGTTGCTGATACGGTAAAAGACTTTATAGTCGATGGTATAACAAAAAGTAAAGGCAAAGTAGAACAACACCCTGACGAATGTTTCTGTGACTGTGAATGCAATTTCAAGCttacaaaaaatacaacctATTGTGCTGTTTGCGGTGGCTACGAATGTTTAGGCCACGATGTGGAACATATGCCTGCATTTGCGAAGCCGCATCCTTGTCCAATTTATCACAAGATGTACGataaaaaagttattcaaatcCATAGCCCGTGGTCAGGAGACGAGAAAGAAGCTAAAAAAGTTTTAGACGTTATGAGTATTAAAAGCTCACGCACGCAAACTGGTTCCAAAAGTGGCCACGGAGATAAACGGTCGATATCACGAACAATGAAAAATGCgtctgaaaagaaaataaaaactgttaaaGAAATGAAAACTGAACCCGAAAAAAAGAAAGTAGGCAAATTCACTGCCAATGTAGATACTACAA TAATGCCAGTTGAAGTGAAGAAAAAACCGGAGACCAAGTACCCATATCCCCAAGTGCCCAAAACAATGGGCTGGAATTGGAACGCGGAAGATATTCCAGGACTTAAG cCTCGACCAAAATGGAAACCTGGTGCAGCTCACAAACTTTTGGTGAGACGATATAGGGCAATAAGGGAAGGAATAGATATTATAGCTAAGAAAAAAAGAGCTATGATGAATcgaaagaaaaaaattgaaatgaaGCCTACTTTAGTAGTGAAGAAAGAAGATGGTGAATATACCGTTCAAATGGaggtcttgaaaaaatattctaagGAAAGGCTGCTTTTTCAGTATCCATACGATGAGAAACCTCCACTCATATACAAGATAGGCAGAACTGCAGAAGAGCAACAAAAGATTCAAAATCAACGAGAAAGACGACAACGAAGAGATACAAGAAGAAAAAGTACCTTGTTACAATCGACTTTTAGAGACAGATGTCAAGAAATTTGTGTGAAAGCGTTTGACCAAGCAATGGGTGTGCTACCTTTGCCAAATCCAAACGATCCTGAGTGTCCATGTCACACTGATGCAGTAAAAATGCTTAGCCCATCAATAGATTCATGTTCTTGTTCTGATGAAGACAATATTTCCAGCGGTGATACTGATAACGATGAATGGGTTATAGAGTTTACTCCACCTATAGCTCGATGGGATGTTAAAGTAAAACATCCACCAGTTTTGTCTGCCAACGAGAGtcaatacacttatttagattacaaGGTGAAATTACTTGATAAGCAAGGAAATCCTGTTCCGAGATATTTCAAAGGTCCCGATGGAAAACAGGAGTGTAGTGATCTTGGTGGGTTTTGGGGCCCTAAGCATGAGTGGTTTGAGATTAATAAAGATGGCTATATCGGACCTGATGGTCGATGGATACCGATGAATTTCATCGGCCCTGATGGAATGTTTTATTCGGCTGAGGAAGGTTTCTTTACAGATAATAGTGGTCGAAATTTAACATTAGGGGTTGATGGTTATATAGATAAAGATGGAAAGTGGGCATGGTATTCTAAGCAAAGAGGTAAGAGCCCAAAATCAATGTTGTCTTCCAGAATTGACACGGCGTTGGATATCaaaaaaagtaagaaaatagaaaatagtcGTGTAACTACAGGTAAAACTAAAGGTAACATAGGAGACAAAAATGAttcgaaaacaaacaaatctaaAACACCATCTCCTGTTTTATCAAAAAATGCTCGGTTTTCAAGTAAAGAAAAGAAAGTAGTACAGCTACAGTCTAGTAAGCGAAAAAATCCTTTAGTAATGAGTGCATCGGTAAATTTTGATCAATATAGGTTGTTCAATTCAACTTCGATGAAAAACACTTCAGATGGTAAAAATTTAGAAAAGAAATTGGAAAAGTATAATGAGATTATGAGAGAATTAGAAATGTGCGATGAGGTGTCAGACATCAAGCGACCAGGAAAAACTAACAGAGCTTCGAATACGTCAGGAAAATTTTTTTGTTCCCTTCGCAAGGCATAA
- the LOC112043903 gene encoding uncharacterized protein LOC112043903, giving the protein MDLSDSTDFFEININNVTDYRNSKSLKYIGQFTKVFKLQFENPRTVSNSKKFIITTTNQRRRMKNVENSELKIKSLPYQIILIKVMSIELIPWSINYIHNLTKKHKTVLPLSFTKAKYDEPSTILKRVKTIEISIILTRLKDEITGKILQILNNIFMKTKKDKMIKSIHKVLKKSNEPIPVRSESTKYFNLDEVQSDASSDLDVIKKNNQSPIFKMLYLSFSYKKTNFLYKYIFGDHKGQFGNRVYHVAYFTVELDGYGKTSTNNISDDKNSGKRSDGKIKLTFKKCDSECSKKLSDSSDTLSIVELPEEIAQITRVTKCKEFECNFKKHRHLPPARDDQILLDLTSSRTNCCTKTIEKVEETVGGVTAKMKIGHDPCFCSCECGLFTYSKKTTYCTICGGYELAGDEITRKAAYETPMPCPIYHKLVDKNKLKTWSTSGSDSKKKGDSGAKVSSGQKVTADKRSVSEKKSVESEKGKKKKNDKFKFNYGYKGIPPQIGHSKCTLPCTGTLENVPKNMGWLWSAENTPGMKFRPLWKPGAINKHVLRLLRMARHPGQVISKKKRKDTGKKKRPLKRPLIVIHKKDGEYTVTMETMKTYSKPRTLNQQPYEDKPVVTYKIGRTDEENRERLKRKEREQRRLEREQRHFIQSAFRDMCHEICLKTYQQALEILPNAEDPECSCYPASPTAKDTNMDLSCSCSEDKSATDRSDTDCDEWIVEFTPPNATYDPVYKGKKILKVDNGSQYTYLDYKVKLLDRYGNPIPRYFKGPDGKQECSDLGGFWSPEHQWLQINVDGYIAPDGRWAPFNFIGPSGEQVEAEAGKFQAMNGKWLIVGVDGFVDSQGKWRFYPQSKKMVKKRSVSAKGGNKKSTDKIVAKPVIESEGWSCFGDVSPKQLSKLGIVGHGEDRKLLLLKLQKLLEGGEDVRIPQPSRLPRSPLINSGRRGRDCLFLSRSLQERYKCRHPTPSEKGIVAMDDHGNKTYFRLRNYRNRRPNERMTMLTDQGISISSFHVPCFHSFINSEVMQQQQRDRIIALSQKSSTR; this is encoded by the exons ATGGACCTTTCGGATTCAACAGATTTCTTCGAGATAAATATAAACAACGTTACAGATTACAGGAATTCTAAATCATTGAAATATATTGGACAATTTACTAAAGTGTTCAAGTTACAGTTTGAAAATCCAAGAACGGTGTCTAATTCCAAAAAGTTTATAATAACTACAACTAACCAAAGACGGCGGatgaaaaatgttgaaaattctgaattaaaaattaaatctcttccgtatcaaataatattgataaaagTAATGTCAATTGAATTAATTCCATGGAGCATTAACTATATACacaatttaactaaaaaacacAAGACAGTTCTCCCATTATCTTTCACCAAAGCAAAATATGATGAACCTTCAACAATTCTCAAACGTGTTAAAACTATTGaaattagtataattttaaCCCGCTTAAAAGATGAAATAACTGGAAAGATTTTgcaaattttaaacaatatatttatgaaaaccAAGAAAGATAAAATGATTAAATCTATACataaagtattgaaaaaatCTAATGAGCCAATTCCAGTCAGATCTGAATCAAccaagtattttaatttagacGAAGTACAAAGCGATGCCTCTAGTGATttagatgtaattaaaaaaaataatcaatctCCAATTTTTAAGAtgctttatttatcttttagcTATAAGAAAACAAACTTtctttataaatacatatttggaGACCATAAAGGTCAATTTGGTAACAGAGTTTACCACGTAGCTTATTTTACCGTGGAACTAGATGGTTACGGAAAAACCTCAACAAATAATATCTCCGATGATAAAAATTCAGGGAAACGTTCCGatggaaaaattaaattaacttttaaaaaatgtgacagcGAATGTAGTAAAAAACTAAGTGATTCATCAGATACTTTAAGCATCGTAGAGTTACCAGAAGAAATTGCTCAGATCACTCGCGTAACAAAATGCAAAGAGTTTGaatgtaactttaaaaaacataGACATTTACCACCGGCGCGTGATGATCAAATCCTGTTGGATCTAACAAGTTCAAGAACAAATTGTTGTACTAAAACGATCGAAAAGGTGGAAGAAACAGTAGGCGGAGTTACGGCTAAGATGAAAATCGGTCATGATCCTTGTTTTTGTTCATGCGAATGTGGTTTATTTACCTATAGCAAAAAAACAACATATTGTACCATTTGTGGTGGGTATGAACTAGCGGGAGACGAAATAACGCGGAAGGCTGCGTATGAAACACCAATGCCGTGTCCAATTTACCACAAGCTAgtggataaaaataaattaaaaacttggaGCACGTCGGGTAGTGACAGTAAGAAAAAAGGTGATTCAGGCGCCAAAGTGAGCTCAGGTCAAAAAGTAACAGCTGATAAACGCTCAGTTAGTGAAAAAAAAAGCGTTGAATCCGAAAagggtaaaaagaaaaaaaatgataaatttaaattcaactaCGGCTACAAAGGTATAC CTCCTCAAATTGGACACAGCAAATGTACCTTACCGTGCACAGGTACTTTAGAGAATGTCCCAAAGAACATGGGATGGCTTTGGTCAGCTGAAAATACGCCAGGGATGAAG tttcgtCCGTTATGGAAACCAGGGGCTATTAATAAGCATGTACTAAGGTTGCTACGGATGGCACGACACCCAGGCCAGGTTATatctaaaaagaaaagaaaagacaCGGGGAAGAAGAAGCGACCTCTAAAACGACCTTTAATTGTAATTCATAAAAAAGATGGTGAATACACTGTTACAATGGAGACTATGAAAACTTATTCGAAACCAAGAACACTAAACCAACAGCCGTACGAAGATAAGCCTGTAGTAacttataaaataggcagaACAGACGAGGAAAATCGTGAAcgtttaaaaagaaaagaacgTGAACAAAGACGCCTTGAAAGAGAGCAACGCCATTTTATTCAAAGTGCCTTTAGAGATATGTGCCacgaaatatgtttaaaaacatATCAACAAGCCCTCGAAATTTTACCCAATGCTGAAGATCCTGAATGTTCGTGTTACCCAGCATCGCCAACTGCTAAAGATACAAACATGGATCTTTCGTGTTCTTGTTCTGAAGATAAATCGGCTACTGATCGTTCCGATACTGATTGTGATGAGTGGATTGTTGAATTTACACCACCCAACGCTACATATGATCCTGtttataaaggtaaaaaaatcttaaaagttGACAATGGATCACAGTACACATACTTGGAttacaaagtaaaacttctgGATAGATATGGAAATCCCATACCTAGATATTTCAAAGGTCCTGATGGAAAACAGGAGTGTAGTGATTTAGGTGGATTTTGGAGTCCAGAACATCAGTGGTTACAAATAAATGTGGATGGTTATATAGCACCCGATGGGAGGTGGGCTCCTTTCAATTTTATAGGACCGAGTGGAGAACAAGTAGAAGCTGAAGCTGGTAAATTTCAAGCAATGAATGGCAAATGGTTAATAGTTGGCGTCGACGGTTTCGTTGACAGTCAAGGTAAATGGAGATTTTATCCCCAAtcaaaaaaaatggtaaaaaagAGATCTGTTTCTGCCAAAGGAGGGAATAAGAAATCAACAGACAAAATAGTAGCGAAACCTGTTATTGAATCCGAAGGTTGGAGTTGTTTTGGTGACGTATCTCCTAAACAGCTATCGAAATTAGGAATTGTTGGTCACGGCGAAGATCGTAAGTTACTACTTTTAAAGTTACAAAAACTATTGGAAGGTGGAGAAGATGTAAGAATACCACAACCCTCTAGACTACCTCGTTCACCACTCATAAACTCCGGAAGAAGAGGAAGAGATTGTCTGTTTCTTTCTCGAAGTTTGCAAGAAAGATATAAATGTCGTCATCCCACACCATCCGAAAAAGGAATTGTAGCCATGGACGATCACGGCAATAAAACTTATTTCCGATTGAGGAACTATAGGAATAGGAGACCGAATGAACGGATGACCATGTTGACGGATCAGGGCATAAGTATTAGCTCTTTTCACGTTCCGTGTTTCCATTCTTTTATTAATTCAGAAGTAATGCAACAGCAACAAAGAGATCGAATAATCGCACTTTCTCAGAAAAGCAGCACTAGATAA
- the LOC112043926 gene encoding solute carrier family 25 member 35 isoform X2: protein MDFVIGGLAGAGATIFTNPMDVVKTRLQLQGELRARSEHTMRYRGIFHGLYVISKNDGAMALQKGLAPAMVLGFCMNSVRLGIYHIAEVQGWTKTKEGDISIHKTIFWSSASGVVSGLAANPASVVKTRMQAAAHPSIAVGRQHVYNGMLDGVVKIYKMEGTRGFFAGVNATCTRLAIGSAAQLTTFSTAKELLLSYGICERSPIGLAFSASCLSGFILALAICPLDVVAVRLYNQGPAAKGEQLYRGVFDCLRKTYKTEGLHGLYKGLGPLYLRIAPHTTLSLVIWDMLNILFSNKTR from the exons ATGGACTTCGTCATCGGAGGACTGGCCGGCGCCGGCGCGACTATCTTCACAAACCCCATGGACGTGGTGAAGACGCGTCTCCAACTCCAGGGTGAGCTCCGAGCGCGCAGTGAACACACCATGCGCTACCGAGGCATATTCCATGGCCTCTACGTCATATCCAAGAACGATGGCGCAATGGCGCTGCAAAAAGGACTGGCCCCGGCAATGGTGCTAGGATTTTGTATGAATTCCGTAAG ATTAGGTATTTATCACATCGCAGAAGTGCAAGGGTGGACTAAAACAAAAGAGGGCGACATCAGTATACACAAGACAATATTCTGGTCAAGCGCGAGCGGCGTGGTGAGCGGACTCGCCGCCAATCCTGCATCCGTGGTGAAGACGAGGATGCAAGCCGCGGCGCACCCCAGCATAGCTGTCGGGAGGCAACATGTTTACAATG GTATGTTAGACGGCGTTGTtaagatttacaaaatggaaggCACGCGTGGATTCTTCGCAGGAGTCAACGCCACGTGTACAAGGCTCGCAATTGGATCTGCAGCACAGTTAACAACATTCTCTAC CGCAAAAGAGTTGTTGCTGTCTTACGGCATATGCGAGAGGTCACCAATTGGCCTCGCTTTCTCAGCCAGCTGCTTGAGTGGCTTCATATTGGCTCTGGCGATATGCCCTTTAGACGTAGTCGCTGTACGACTATACAACCAGG GTCCGGCAGCAAAAGGTGAACAGCTATACAGAGGAGTATTTGACTGCTTGAGGAAAACGTACAAAACTGAAGGTCTCCACGGCCTCTACAAGGGATTGGGCCCGCTGTACCTGAGAATAGCGCCCCACACAACCCTATCCTTAGTGATATGGGACATGTTAAATATATTGTTCAGTAATAAAACTAGATAA
- the LOC112043926 gene encoding solute carrier family 25 member 35 isoform X1, translating into MDFVIGGLAGAGATIFTNPMDVVKTRLQLQGELRARSEHTMRYRGIFHGLYVISKNDGAMALQKGLAPAMVLGFCMNSVRLGIYHIAEVQGWTKTKEGDISIHKTIFWSSASGVVSGLAANPASVVKTRMQAAAHPSIAVGRQHVYNGMLDGVVKIYKMEGTRGFFAGVNATCTRLAIGSAAQLTTFSTVKQALLAHGYWESSPATLAFAASLVSGLVCVLLETPLDVVNTRLYNQGPAAKGEQLYRGVFDCLRKTYKTEGLHGLYKGLGPLYLRIAPHTTLSLVIWDMLNILFSNKTR; encoded by the exons ATGGACTTCGTCATCGGAGGACTGGCCGGCGCCGGCGCGACTATCTTCACAAACCCCATGGACGTGGTGAAGACGCGTCTCCAACTCCAGGGTGAGCTCCGAGCGCGCAGTGAACACACCATGCGCTACCGAGGCATATTCCATGGCCTCTACGTCATATCCAAGAACGATGGCGCAATGGCGCTGCAAAAAGGACTGGCCCCGGCAATGGTGCTAGGATTTTGTATGAATTCCGTAAG ATTAGGTATTTATCACATCGCAGAAGTGCAAGGGTGGACTAAAACAAAAGAGGGCGACATCAGTATACACAAGACAATATTCTGGTCAAGCGCGAGCGGCGTGGTGAGCGGACTCGCCGCCAATCCTGCATCCGTGGTGAAGACGAGGATGCAAGCCGCGGCGCACCCCAGCATAGCTGTCGGGAGGCAACATGTTTACAATG GTATGTTAGACGGCGTTGTtaagatttacaaaatggaaggCACGCGTGGATTCTTCGCAGGAGTCAACGCCACGTGTACAAGGCTCGCAATTGGATCTGCAGCACAGTTAACAACATTCTCTAC AGTGAAGCAGGCTCTTCTTGCGCATGGGTATTGGGAGAGTTCGCCCGCCACGCTCGCGTTCGCTGCGAGCCTCGTCAGCGGGCTGGTGTGTGTGTTGTTGGAAACGCCGCTGGATGTGGTCAATACGCGGCTTTACAATCAGG GTCCGGCAGCAAAAGGTGAACAGCTATACAGAGGAGTATTTGACTGCTTGAGGAAAACGTACAAAACTGAAGGTCTCCACGGCCTCTACAAGGGATTGGGCCCGCTGTACCTGAGAATAGCGCCCCACACAACCCTATCCTTAGTGATATGGGACATGTTAAATATATTGTTCAGTAATAAAACTAGATAA